CTGTTAAAAAGTACATATTGGCAACACTATGCTCAAATCCACAAGTTACAAAAGTCATTATAGGAAACCATATTATTACAATCTTACTTATTATATCTTTAGCTGCAAAAGCACCCCACACTGCAAGACATACTAAAAAATTACACATTATTCCACTGCAGAAAGCACTACCAAAAGAAAGTGATGTTTTAGTTGAAGCTACTTTTATAACCGTTCCACCAAGCTTTCCACTACTCATTCCAAAAGTCCCTGATTCAAATACTAAAAAAGCTACAAGAACCGATCCTATAAAGTTAAATATGTAAACTACTATCCAGTTTTTAATCATAGGCTTAAAGGTTATCTCTTTGCCAACTAGTGGTACAACCATAAGACAATTTCCTGTAAAAAGTTCTGCTCCACATATAACTACTAATATAAGTCCTACCGGGAAAACAGCTCCTCCTACAAACTTTGCAACTCCAACATTCGCTATGCCATGAGACGCAACTGCAGAAACAACACCACCACATGCAATAAACGCCCCCGCGAGTATTCCAAGTACTGCTTGTTGATAAGTATTTAGTGCTGCTTTAGAACACCCCGCTCCTACAGCAGCATTACATATTTCATTTGGCTTTAACATATTATTTTCCATTTCGAGACCCCCATCTCTTATTTTTTATATGCTAAATTTGTTATAATTCCTATAGATGTGTCTCCTACCACAGCTAAGTCTTCAGCCGTAAAATAAAATGGCACATTACTATTGAATAATATCTGGGACGAAGGTGCAAATTCTTCATCACCTTCCCATAATGCAAAAATAACATATATGTTGTTTAAAAATCTAAATTTATAAGCAGCATCCCCCATGCTTACTTCTTGAGCTCCTAGACTTTCAAACACTTCTTTAAATTTGTTTATATTGTTTCCAAAAGTTTTAGATAATCTTAATAGACATCTCCCATAAAAATTACTATAATATACATTTCCCCCATCTACTTCTCTATAAGTTATATATTTATCAGAAGGTGCTAATCCTTTGCCCTGCATCAGATATCTCAAAATTAAAGTCTTAGGAGGATATTTTTCTATTTCAGAACCATCCTCATTAAGAACCTCACCGGAAGGATATTTTACTATTACATTTTTCCCCATCAACTTTACTTCTATCGCTCCTCTGGATTCATTGTATACGCACCCTGTATTTTTTGCCATTTCTTCAGGTTTAAAATTTTTAAATACACTTTTATAGTGATCATAGGGTATTTGATCCTTTGGTTTTTTGTCTATACCATTCTCGTACATCTATTACATCCCTCCAAAACAAATAGCATTATTATTTTTTTAATTTTCTAATAATTATATAATCTCCTCATAGATGGTATATAGTACTAAACAACTTCAATCCCATATCTTTTCATAAAATTGAAGTTGTTTAACAAACTTTAATCTAAGCTATTCCATATGCTTTTCTGCTTCTTCCAACATATTGTCAGCCTGTTTCATAAATCCGATTGCCTTTTCAATAAATTGTGAAGTTTCTACTTTTCCCATATTTTTCGATTTCTCTACCCATTCTGCAAATCCTTCTTCATGGGATTTATTATGCTCCACCCAATGACCCAAAAGTATCTTTAATGTCTTTTCTTCCTTACTTTCATCTCCATCTAACATTTCATGTGTATGATGGTGATCATCATCGTGAACATGTGTATGAGTATGAGCTACACCATCATGATAATGTTCATGAGTATGAGGTGTATCGTCATGATGGTGGTAGCATTCATGTTCGTTGTTCATTCTAGTACCTCCTTATACAATAGCTACATTGCCTTTTCTATTACAATCTTATGCTCCAAAAGTCTTACTTCTTTTAACATTCCTTCTATTATCTCTTCTTCTCCTAAAATGTCTGTCAATGACAACTTACCATTTTCTTTTGGAATTATATCCACTACATAATCCATAATTTTACGTTCACCTTCAGGTGTTACCAAATAAGCTGTTGATTCACACATTTTTATTACCTCCTCTTAAATTTTACATATAAACAGGGTGTTAATTCTGATATCAAAATAAATGTTTACCCTAAGTTAAAAATCAACTTCAATTTAAGTATACTCCTTTTACTATGTTATTAAAATAACATAACGATAAAATGTCAGAATATTAATTTCAATATGATTAAAGAGACTTATCTAAAAGTTTCTTAACAGTAGGAAATTTTTCTATATCCGTATGTGGTAAAAAGCAAGCTGATACAAACTGATCCATATATAATGGATCTACGCTAAGTTCCACATAGGTCATATGATTTGCTATTTCCTCCAATTTGTGTCTTGCATCCTCACTCATCAGTGTCAAATAACATCCCATAAGAGAACTATTACCTATATAATTTATTTTATCCTGATCTATATCAGGCAGCATTCCTATCTTTACAGCATTACCTATATTTAAACTATTTCCTATGCCTCCTGCTATATAGATTTTATCAATCATAGTAAAATCCATTCCCAGGTTATTTAAAAGTGTAGTAATTCCTGAATAAATTGCTGCTTTTGCCCTGATAAAATTGTCTATATCCACATCTGTTATACTTACATCTCTATCCAAATCATATTGTTCTTTAAAAACTAAAATATATTCCCCAATTCCGTTTTCATCAAATCTAACTCTATTAGTTTTTAAATTTTTTACTATTTTACCCTTCCTATCGATAATTCCTGCAAACATCATTGAACATATTAAATCTATAATACCTGAGCCACATATTCCAAGAGGCTTTTCATTGCCAATAACGCTAATTATAGGTTCATAGTCGCTGCCTATTTTAACCTTTTCTATAGCACCTCCTGATGCCCTCATTCCACAACTTATTTCTCCACCTTCAAAGGCAGGCCCTGCAGAACAAGCACAGGTCATCAGATATTCTTTATTTCCAAATACAATCTCACCATTTGTTCCTAAATCTATAAATAGTATATTATCTTCAGTATTCCACATTCCCGAAGACAATACACCTGCAGTTATATCTCCCCCTACATAGCTTGCTACACAAGGGATCAAATATATAAATGTTTCAGGGTTAACTTCTATATTTAGTTCGGAAGCTTTTATAAAAGGAGTCTTAACAAAAGCAGGTATATATGGCTCCATTCTTAAAAAATTTGAATACAACCCCAAAAAAAGATGAGACATAGTTGTATTACCAGCCGTAACAAAGGATACCACTTGTTCCTTTCTTATTCCTGAATCCATATACATCTTATTTAAGAGGGGATTTATCGTTTCCTGTATCACTGCGTAATTCAATTTCTGTAGTCCGTTACCTTTAGTAGAATACATTATTCTGTTTATAACATCTGCTCCATACTTTATTTGAGCATTTCCAGATGAAGCTTTTGCAATTAATTCGCCATTGTATAAATCCACCAAGCACGCTGCCACAGATGTAGTACCAATATCCACTGCCACTCCATAAATCTTATCTGTCGTATCCCCTTTTTCTATATCAATGATTGTGGTTTTACCTACTCCTCTAGGTATATGAGTTATGGTTACTTTAAAATCTGACTCTCTCAAAAGCTGAGGTATCTTCCTCAATATGGGTAATCTACAAAATACATTATTACAATTTAAATGATTTTTAATATGCCTTTTTAATCTTTCAAAATCAGATATATTATCATTTAAATTAGGAGGATCTAACTCTAAATAATCCTTCCTTACATAAGTTCTAAATTCCATACCACATTTTAATATTTGATTTTTAGCTCTTTCAAATATTTCATATTCTCTCTTGCTTGAGAAATCTTCTATTTTCATTCCATGCATTGAAGAGGATGCAGTTCCTGGTATTTCTACTGATATATCTTCTTTAACCTTACACTGACAGGCAAGCACATATCCTTCCTTCTTTTCTTTTTCCGTAATATGCCTGCTATCTTCTGATATAACATTTCCAGTTGTTATTTTAACTTTACATTTTCCACAGGACCCACTTCCATTACATGGAGTGTCTATAAATACACCTGCTTTTCTTATAGCCTCCAGCAGATTTTCTCCTTCTAAAACATCT
The genomic region above belongs to Clostridium sp. AWRP and contains:
- a CDS encoding formate/nitrite transporter family protein, yielding MENNMLKPNEICNAAVGAGCSKAALNTYQQAVLGILAGAFIACGGVVSAVASHGIANVGVAKFVGGAVFPVGLILVVICGAELFTGNCLMVVPLVGKEITFKPMIKNWIVVYIFNFIGSVLVAFLVFESGTFGMSSGKLGGTVIKVASTKTSLSFGSAFCSGIMCNFLVCLAVWGAFAAKDIISKIVIIWFPIMTFVTCGFEHSVANMYFLTAGLFAKSNASFVAASGISQDKIVSAAGIVHNLIPVTLGNIVGGSIFVGLAYFVVYKYKSSKPKESVYR
- a CDS encoding DUF3786 domain-containing protein, which codes for MYENGIDKKPKDQIPYDHYKSVFKNFKPEEMAKNTGCVYNESRGAIEVKLMGKNVIVKYPSGEVLNEDGSEIEKYPPKTLILRYLMQGKGLAPSDKYITYREVDGGNVYYSNFYGRCLLRLSKTFGNNINKFKEVFESLGAQEVSMGDAAYKFRFLNNIYVIFALWEGDEEFAPSSQILFNSNVPFYFTAEDLAVVGDTSIGIITNLAYKK
- a CDS encoding zinc transporter, which gives rise to MNNEHECYHHHDDTPHTHEHYHDGVAHTHTHVHDDDHHHTHEMLDGDESKEEKTLKILLGHWVEHNKSHEEGFAEWVEKSKNMGKVETSQFIEKAIGFMKQADNMLEEAEKHME
- a CDS encoding CooT family nickel-binding protein, which translates into the protein MCESTAYLVTPEGERKIMDYVVDIIPKENGKLSLTDILGEEEIIEGMLKEVRLLEHKIVIEKAM
- the acsV gene encoding corrinoid activation/regeneration protein AcsV, producing the protein MVKVKFTPYNKEIDVLEGENLLEAIRKAGVFIDTPCNGSGSCGKCKVKITTGNVISEDSRHITEKEKKEGYVLACQCKVKEDISVEIPGTASSSMHGMKIEDFSSKREYEIFERAKNQILKCGMEFRTYVRKDYLELDPPNLNDNISDFERLKRHIKNHLNCNNVFCRLPILRKIPQLLRESDFKVTITHIPRGVGKTTIIDIEKGDTTDKIYGVAVDIGTTSVAACLVDLYNGELIAKASSGNAQIKYGADVINRIMYSTKGNGLQKLNYAVIQETINPLLNKMYMDSGIRKEQVVSFVTAGNTTMSHLFLGLYSNFLRMEPYIPAFVKTPFIKASELNIEVNPETFIYLIPCVASYVGGDITAGVLSSGMWNTEDNILFIDLGTNGEIVFGNKEYLMTCACSAGPAFEGGEISCGMRASGGAIEKVKIGSDYEPIISVIGNEKPLGICGSGIIDLICSMMFAGIIDRKGKIVKNLKTNRVRFDENGIGEYILVFKEQYDLDRDVSITDVDIDNFIRAKAAIYSGITTLLNNLGMDFTMIDKIYIAGGIGNSLNIGNAVKIGMLPDIDQDKINYIGNSSLMGCYLTLMSEDARHKLEEIANHMTYVELSVDPLYMDQFVSACFLPHTDIEKFPTVKKLLDKSL